The proteins below are encoded in one region of Sebastes fasciatus isolate fSebFas1 chromosome 16, fSebFas1.pri, whole genome shotgun sequence:
- the LOC141753499 gene encoding GTPase IMAP family member 8-like produces MNPDLHPDLTIVLLGKTGVGKSASGNTILGRPAFKSKLAFTSVTEEISEQKGNVFGKQISVVDTPGILDSKDTEEKIKSWCQELLQSSRRCLFLVVVRVGRFLEEDQKAVKAAMRVLGPRGLKESYLLFTGGDALQYMSLDDFIFQDKDKLQNVVKKFAGASHLFDNEDDDEEQVRDLLWKSGHLPTHQQPDPPADVSRDRRVVLFGLPGSGKSASGNTILGSDQFKSAGGFNPGSTETVSKSAVVEGRKVTVVDTPGFTDEVLTPKQLYLEIMKSIVEASPGPHALIIVVKIGRITKADVKLFELLLKLFVGGADRYSMVLFTHGDELKDQSIEDEIKSNRVWSDLVSMCGGRYCVFDNGAKRSREQVRNLLNQVDEMVTVNGGEHYTDEMFRMAYTFFNEERNRSDSSGDDKVKEKVWKRIGRSLLIGTGIGLSAGALVAVAAVAAVGAGAVAVVGAAGTAAGGAAAGAAAGAAGAAVAAGAAVAAGAAVAAGAAGTAAGAAGAVEEQVRDLLQKSGHPPTHQQPDPPADVSRDRRVVLFGLPGAGKSASGNTILGSDQFKSAGGFDSVSTETVSKSAVVEGRKVTVVDTPGLTDEVQTPKQLYLEIMRSIVEASPGPHALIIVVKIGRIDKADVKLFELLLKLFVGGADRYSMVLFTHGDWLKGQSIEDEIKSHTLVSDLVSMCGGRYCVFDNGAKRSREQVRNLLNQIDEMVTVNGGEHYTDEMFRMAQTFFNEERNRSDGSDDKVKGPVAGTGAGKVAKAVAVVGAVAGLFAGLFALAGAGAGAGLLVFAGVVVGLVIAAVAGAVVIWRAVAEVKALVRAGAGAVAGAGAGAVAGAGAGAVAGAVAGAGTIAGAVAGAGAGVLAGAVAGEGKGAGTGAVLGAGAGAIAGALAGAGAETGKGAVAGAVALAGAGAVAVTIAVAGAGRVAGPITRKVARLVAKKVAGAVARAGAVAVAGAGAGAGAVAGAGARAVAGARGGAVVKKGAGAE; encoded by the exons ATGAATCCAGATCTTCATCCAGATCTCACCATCGTCCTGCTTGGAAAAACAGGAGTTGGTAAAAGTGCTTCAGGAAACACCATCCTGGGACGACCAGCGTTTAAGTCAAAGCTTGCCTTCACATCAGTTACAGAAGAAATCTCTGAACAAAAAGGAAATGTCTTTGGGAAACAGATCTCAGTGGTCGACACTCCGGGAATATTAGACAGcaaagacacagaggagaagaTCAAAAGCTGGTGTCAGGAGCTCCTGCAGTCGTCCAGACGTTGTCTGTTTCTGGTGGTGGTCAGAGTTGGACGGTTCTTAGAGGAGGACCAGAAGGCTGTGAAGGCGGCTATGAGAGTCCTCGGGCCCCGGGGGTTGAAAGAGAGTTACCTGCTCTTCACCGGAGGTGATGCTCTACAATACATGTCATTGGATGATTTTATCTTTCAAGATAAAGATAAGCTTCAAAATGTTGTTAAAAAGTTTGCGGGGGCGTCTCACCTCTTTGACAATGAGGATGACGATGAAGAACAAGTCAGAGACCTGCTGTGGAAGTCAGGCCATCTACCAACCCATCAACAACCTGATCCACCAG CTGATGTTTCCAGAGACAGGAGGGTCGTGCTGTTCGGTCTACCTGGATCTGGAAAAAGTGCATCAGGAAACACCATCCTGGGATCAGATCAGTTTAAATCAGCCGGGGGTTTTAATCCAGGCAGTACAGAGACGGTCTCTAAATCAGCCGTGGTGGAGGGTCGTAAGGTCACAGTGGTCGACACTCCAGGATTCACTGATGAAGTTCTGACTCCTAAACAGCTGTACCTGGAGATCATGAAGTCGATAGTTGAGGCCAGTCCAGGACCACATGCCCTCATCATCGTGGTCAAAATAGGCAGAATCACCAAAGCAGACGTCAAACTGTTTGAGCTACTTCTTAAACTGTTTGTTGGTGGAGCTGATAGGTACTCCATGGTGCTGTTCACTCATGGAGATGAGCTAAAAGACCAGAGCATTGAGGATGAGATAAAGTCCAACAGAGTCTGGTCAGATCTGGTCTCCATGTGTGGTGGTAGATACTGTGTGTTTGACAACGGAGCCAAAAGAAGCAGAGAGCAGGTTAGAAACCTCCTGAATCAAGTAGATGAGATGGTCACAGTGAATGGTGGAGAACACTACACAGATGAGATGTTCAGGATGGCCTATACGTTCTTTAATGAAGAAAGGAACCGGTCAGACAGCAGCGGTGATgacaaagtaaaagaaaaagtatggaAAAGAATTGGACGCTCTTTATTGATTGGAACCGGCATAGGTTTATCTGCAGGAGCAttggtagcagtagcagcagtagcagcagtaggagcaggagcagtagcagtagtaggagcagcaggaacagcagcaggaggagcagcagcaggagcagcagcaggagcagcaggagcagcagtagcagcaggagcagcagtagcagcaggagcagcagtagcagcaggagcagcaggaacagcagcaggagcagcaggagcagtTGAAGAACAAGTCAGAGACCTGCTGCAGAAGTCAGGCCATCCACCAACCCATCAACAACCTGATCCACCAG CTGATGTTTCCAGAGACAGGAGGGTCGTGCTGTTCGGTCTACCTGGAGCTGGAAAAAGTGCATCAGGAAACACCATCCTGGGATCAGATCAGTTTAAATCAGCCGGTGGTTTTGACTCAGTCAGTACTGAGACGGTCTCTAAATCAGCCGTGGTGGAGGGTCGTAAGGTCACAGTGGTCGACACTCCAGGACTCACTGATGAAGTTCAGACTCCTAAACAGCTGTACCTGGAGATCATGAGGTCGATAGTTGAGGCCAGTCCAGGACCACATGCCCTCATCATTGTAGTCAAAATAGGCAGAATCGACAAAGCAGACGTCAAACTGTTTGAGCTACTTCTTAAACTGTTTGTCGGTGGAGCTGATAGGTACTCCATGGTGCTGTTCACTCATGGAGATTGGCTAAAAGGCCAGAGCATTGAGGATGAGATAAAGTCACACACACTCGTGTCAGATCTGGTCTCCATGTGTGGTGGTAGATACTGTGTGTTTGACAACGGAGCCAAAAGAAGCAGAGAGCAGGTTAGAAACCTCCTGAATCAAATAGATGAGATGGTCACAGTGAATGGTGGAGAACACTACACAGATGAGATGTTCAGGATGGCCCAGACGTTCTTTAATGAAGAAAGGAACCGGTCAGACGGCAGCG ATGACAAAGTAAAAGGGCCAGTAGCAGGAACAGGAGCAGGAAAAGTAGCAAAAGCAGTAGCAGTTGTAGGAGCAGTCGCAGGATTATTCGCAGGATTATTTGCAttagcaggagcaggagcaggagcaggattATTAGTATTTGCAGGAGTAGTAGTGGGACTAGTAATAGCAGCAGTTGCAGGAGCAGTAGTAATATGGAGAGCAGTAGCAGAAGTGAAAGCATTAGTgagagcaggagcaggagcagtagcaggagcaggagcaggagcagttgcgggagcaggagcaggagcagttGCAGGAGCAGTAGCGGGAGCAGGAACAATAGCGGGAGCAGttgcaggagcaggagcaggagtaTTAGCGGGAGCAGTAGcaggagaaggaaaaggagcaggaacaggagcaGTTttaggagcaggagcaggagcaatTGCAGGAGCACTAGCGGGAGCAGGAGCAGAAACGGGAAAAGGAGCAGTTGCAGGAGCAGTAGCGttagcaggagcaggagcagttGCGGTAACAATAGCGGTtgcaggagcaggaagagttgcgGGACCAATAACGAGAAAAGTAGCGAGATTAGTAGCGAAAAAAGTAGCAGGAGCAGTAGCACGAGCaggagcagtagcagtagcaggagcaggagcaggagcaggagcagtagcaggagcaggagcGAGAGCAGTTGCAGGAGCGAGAGGAGGAGCAGTAGTGAAAAAAGGAGCAGGAGCAGAATAA